One genomic region from Sphingobacterium multivorum encodes:
- a CDS encoding helix-turn-helix domain-containing protein: protein MPILIHLDKIMKEKKMSLNQLSDNVGITLSNLSIIKNQKAKALRLDTLEAICKALDCQPGDLLQYYDGGDEKG, encoded by the coding sequence ATGCCAATCTTAATTCACTTGGATAAAATAATGAAAGAGAAAAAGATGTCACTTAACCAATTGAGTGACAACGTCGGAATTACCCTTTCCAATCTTTCAATCATCAAGAATCAAAAGGCGAAGGCATTGCGATTAGATACTCTTGAAGCGATATGTAAAGCGCTAGACTGCCAGCCTGGTGATTTGCTGCAATATTATGATGGTGGTGATGAAAAAGGTTAA
- the fmt gene encoding methionyl-tRNA formyltransferase, whose translation MRIIFMGTPDFAVASLEALIQSGEQVVAVVTVPDKPAGRGQKIQESAVKIFATQHNIPVLQPVKLRDEAFLDELKSFQADLQVVVAFRMLPEIVWNMPKFGTINVHASLLPQYRGAAPINHAIINGEKESGVTTFLLQHEIDTGNILLSKKVAIKETDNAGDLHDNLMVAGAETLLQTIQQLKAGTLQPKSQEVLLTGEPLKHAPKIFKEDCKINWDQPTAQVYNFIRGLSPYPAAFTLLNDKVLKIYRTEKELVNTATLPGTIETDKKSFLKIAAQDGYIVITDLQLEGKKRMNVVDFLKGYRF comes from the coding sequence ATGCGTATTATTTTCATGGGTACTCCCGATTTTGCTGTAGCTTCTCTTGAAGCGCTGATTCAGTCTGGCGAACAAGTTGTCGCTGTGGTTACGGTACCGGACAAACCAGCGGGACGTGGACAAAAAATACAGGAGTCTGCTGTAAAAATATTTGCTACGCAACATAACATTCCCGTCCTTCAACCTGTGAAACTTCGCGATGAAGCATTTTTAGATGAACTGAAAAGTTTTCAGGCTGATCTACAGGTTGTGGTGGCATTTCGCATGCTCCCTGAGATCGTCTGGAATATGCCCAAATTTGGAACAATCAACGTTCACGCCTCACTCCTTCCACAATATCGGGGTGCAGCACCGATAAATCATGCCATCATCAATGGCGAGAAAGAATCGGGCGTAACGACATTTTTACTACAGCACGAAATCGATACGGGAAACATCTTATTGTCGAAAAAAGTTGCCATCAAAGAAACTGATAACGCCGGCGATCTTCACGACAACCTCATGGTAGCTGGGGCAGAAACCCTCCTTCAAACGATTCAGCAATTAAAGGCAGGAACCTTACAGCCTAAGTCTCAAGAGGTCCTTCTCACAGGGGAACCGCTCAAACATGCACCAAAAATTTTCAAAGAAGACTGTAAAATAAACTGGGATCAGCCCACTGCGCAGGTGTATAACTTCATTCGTGGTTTAAGCCCTTACCCAGCGGCATTTACCCTCTTAAACGATAAGGTCCTAAAAATCTATCGCACAGAAAAAGAACTTGTCAATACAGCTACACTCCCTGGAACCATAGAAACTGATAAGAAAAGTTTCTTAAAAATTGCGGCACAAGACGGCTATATTGTCATTACTGACCTTCAGCTTGAAGGCAAGAAAAGGATGAATGTAGTCGATTTTTTAAAAGGCTATCGATTTTAA
- a CDS encoding ABC transporter permease, whose product MNFPYFLANRIAFSGKRTFSKLIVRVTIGAIALAIAAIIISIAVLRGFKGEIISKQRSFFADVLVLRYDLNKSYENSPITLTPEVRKSILAIPQVSSISSFATKAGIINVNDEVEGVVLKGIDSLYNQQPFQRMLVEGNMIDFKSDNADNQILVSKYLADRLLLKVGDDFIMYFVQDPIRKRKFVIKGIFNTGSEELDKVYVIGSLNVIRKLSNLDDHEVGGYEIRIKDFSQLEQTTNRVEDLLPIDMQAINIKDQVPDIFQWLELLDMNTKIIFVLMTVVAIINMISALLITILERTSMIGILKALGYHNAGIRRVFMYSALYLIGLGLLIGNLIGLGFYFFQDFTHFFKLDEKTYYISYVAVQLQWSDVILVNLAVVFIGMISLFIPSMLITKISPIKAISFK is encoded by the coding sequence TTGAATTTTCCTTATTTTTTAGCAAATCGGATCGCATTTTCTGGAAAAAGAACGTTCTCAAAATTGATCGTTCGGGTGACTATTGGTGCTATTGCTCTTGCCATTGCAGCGATTATTATCTCTATTGCGGTATTGCGCGGATTTAAGGGAGAGATTATCAGTAAACAACGGAGTTTTTTTGCCGATGTATTGGTGTTGCGTTACGACTTAAATAAGTCTTACGAAAATTCACCGATAACGCTTACACCCGAGGTCCGAAAGTCCATATTGGCGATTCCCCAAGTCAGCTCAATCAGTTCCTTTGCGACCAAGGCCGGGATCATCAATGTGAACGACGAGGTTGAAGGCGTGGTTCTCAAGGGTATTGATTCATTGTATAATCAGCAGCCCTTTCAGCGTATGCTGGTGGAAGGGAATATGATAGACTTTAAATCGGATAATGCCGATAATCAGATTTTAGTATCCAAGTATCTCGCTGATCGACTGCTCCTAAAAGTCGGTGACGACTTTATCATGTATTTCGTGCAGGATCCTATACGCAAACGTAAATTTGTCATTAAGGGCATTTTTAATACGGGTTCCGAAGAACTAGATAAGGTTTATGTGATCGGTTCGCTAAACGTCATCCGCAAACTGAGCAACCTCGATGATCATGAAGTAGGGGGCTATGAGATTCGGATTAAAGATTTTAGTCAACTCGAACAGACAACGAATAGGGTGGAAGATCTGTTGCCTATCGATATGCAGGCCATCAATATCAAGGATCAGGTTCCCGATATTTTTCAATGGTTGGAATTGCTGGATATGAATACCAAAATCATTTTTGTCCTGATGACGGTCGTGGCGATTATCAATATGATTTCCGCCTTGCTGATCACCATTCTTGAGCGGACTTCAATGATCGGTATTTTAAAGGCGTTGGGGTATCACAATGCCGGAATTCGCCGCGTCTTCATGTACAGTGCCTTGTACCTGATCGGCCTCGGATTGTTAATCGGTAATCTTATTGGCCTCGGTTTTTACTTTTTTCAGGATTTTACCCATTTCTTTAAATTGGATGAGAAGACCTACTATATCTCCTATGTGGCCGTTCAACTTCAATGGTCTGATGTGATTCTTGTCAATTTGGCGGTTGTGTTTATCGGAATGATCTCTTTATTTATTCCGTCAATGCTTATTACCAAGATTAGTCCGATTAAAGCCATTTCTTTTAAGTAA
- a CDS encoding cation:proton antiporter, whose protein sequence is MNKTFEHISHAFEAPLQNPVLIFSLVLFIILLSPIVLRPIKVPGIIGLIISGVVIGPHGLNWLEKNSAITLFSTIGLLYIMFIAGLELDMNEFKKTKNKSLLFGFLTFIVPISIGYPVCHFLLGYGVLPSLLISSMFATHTLVSYPIVNSYGISKMEAVAITIGGTILTDTAVLIILAVITGISQGNIGNEFWITLAISFAIFLFIMFGVIPRIAKWFFERLGSEKTSNYIFVLSVVFFAAFLAEIAGLEPIIGAFVAGLALNKLIPHSSALMNRIEFIGNAIFIPFFLISVGMIVDVSVILKGPQALIIAGTLTVVAIVGKYVAAWLTQIVFKYSRGQRNLIFGLSSAHAAATLAVIMVGHKNGIIDENVLNGTILLILVTCIVATVVTGNASRKVVMDGEQDEEHTDVVKEKDENILISIANMDNMEPILDFSTYIKSKKCSYPVNIVSVVKDNEQAQLNMSKARKNLDNMVRYASGSETNVNISATIDLNIASGVARSAKEVSANCIVLGWPSAANFMDKFVGEKTESILNRTSANVMLCHFKKPFISNKSIVVFAPPMCEAEFGFEYWLEKVVKFAQELSLSITFVVDTRSAAAIEEHLVELKNSVPVTFKHYDNWDNLQGLKAFKEEDAMFIFVSARNGEVSYRDSLDGVAKKLDRIYANENLVLVFPSRVENAHIDEYEDVEAAPIFRKISKEIGNMFNKG, encoded by the coding sequence ATGAATAAAACTTTTGAGCATATTTCCCACGCTTTCGAAGCACCTTTACAAAATCCTGTACTTATATTTTCACTGGTACTTTTTATTATCCTGTTATCACCGATTGTGCTGCGCCCGATTAAGGTGCCGGGTATTATAGGATTAATTATATCTGGCGTTGTTATTGGGCCACATGGACTCAACTGGTTGGAAAAAAACTCGGCCATAACGCTGTTTTCAACAATCGGCCTGCTCTATATCATGTTTATTGCCGGCCTTGAGTTGGACATGAATGAATTTAAAAAGACCAAAAATAAAAGCTTGCTCTTTGGCTTTCTAACATTCATCGTGCCGATCAGTATTGGTTATCCCGTTTGTCACTTTTTATTGGGTTACGGTGTTTTGCCGAGTTTGTTGATATCAAGCATGTTTGCTACCCATACGCTAGTTTCGTATCCCATCGTCAATAGCTATGGTATTTCAAAAATGGAGGCTGTGGCGATAACGATCGGTGGAACAATCCTGACGGATACGGCCGTGTTGATTATTCTTGCTGTGATTACCGGTATTTCCCAGGGAAATATAGGCAATGAATTTTGGATTACACTGGCCATTTCCTTTGCTATCTTTCTATTTATCATGTTTGGTGTTATTCCAAGGATCGCGAAATGGTTTTTTGAGCGCTTGGGGAGTGAGAAAACATCCAACTATATCTTCGTTCTCTCGGTTGTTTTTTTTGCGGCCTTTCTAGCGGAAATTGCCGGCCTTGAGCCGATTATTGGGGCTTTCGTGGCCGGTCTCGCCCTCAATAAACTGATTCCACATTCTTCGGCTTTGATGAACCGGATCGAGTTTATTGGCAATGCGATTTTTATTCCTTTCTTCTTGATATCTGTGGGAATGATTGTCGATGTCAGCGTGATCTTGAAGGGGCCGCAGGCCCTGATTATTGCCGGAACACTGACCGTTGTGGCTATCGTCGGAAAATATGTGGCCGCCTGGCTGACACAGATCGTTTTTAAATACAGCCGTGGTCAACGTAACCTAATATTTGGTTTAAGTAGTGCGCATGCCGCAGCAACACTGGCGGTTATCATGGTTGGACATAAGAACGGCATTATCGATGAAAATGTGCTTAATGGTACAATTCTACTGATTTTGGTGACCTGCATTGTCGCCACGGTGGTGACGGGAAATGCCTCACGTAAAGTGGTTATGGATGGTGAACAGGACGAAGAACATACTGATGTGGTGAAGGAAAAAGATGAAAACATCTTGATTTCTATCGCTAATATGGATAATATGGAGCCGATTTTGGATTTTTCAACCTACATTAAAAGCAAGAAATGTTCCTATCCTGTCAATATTGTGTCCGTTGTGAAAGATAATGAACAGGCACAATTAAACATGTCCAAAGCACGGAAGAACCTGGACAATATGGTCAGATATGCTTCGGGTAGTGAAACAAATGTGAATATAAGTGCTACAATAGATTTAAACATTGCCAGCGGCGTTGCGCGTTCGGCAAAAGAGGTTTCTGCCAATTGTATTGTTTTGGGCTGGCCAAGTGCGGCCAATTTTATGGATAAGTTTGTCGGGGAGAAAACGGAAAGTATTTTAAATAGAACCTCGGCTAATGTGATGTTATGTCATTTTAAAAAACCTTTTATTTCGAATAAGTCCATTGTCGTTTTTGCACCACCGATGTGCGAGGCGGAATTTGGTTTCGAATACTGGCTGGAGAAGGTGGTTAAGTTTGCCCAGGAATTATCCCTGTCTATCACTTTTGTGGTTGATACACGTTCTGCCGCTGCCATTGAAGAACATCTCGTCGAATTGAAAAATTCTGTTCCTGTCACATTCAAACATTACGACAACTGGGACAATTTACAGGGCCTTAAAGCGTTTAAGGAGGAGGATGCGATGTTTATTTTTGTGTCGGCTAGAAATGGAGAAGTTTCCTATCGTGATTCTTTGGATGGAGTAGCAAAGAAATTAGATCGTATTTATGCAAACGAAAATCTTGTTTTAGTGTTTCCTAGTAGAGTGGAAAATGCGCACATCGACGAATATGAAGATGTTGAAGCTGCACCAATCTTTAGAAAAATTAGCAAAGAAATCGGAAATATGTTTAATAAGGGATAG
- the icd gene encoding NADP-dependent isocitrate dehydrogenase, whose amino-acid sequence MSNKITMSSEGTLQVPDFPTIPFIIGDGIGPDLWHAAVRVFDQAVEKAYGGKRKITWKEVLAGEKAFNETGEWLPKDTLNVLKEYLVGIKGPLTTPVGGGIRSLNVALRKDLDLYVCQRPTKWFEGVPSPVKHPEYVDMVIFRENTEDIYAGIEFQAGTAEANRFQDFLHDELDIDYNFSSTTGVGVKLVSEEGSKRLVRAAIEHAIDHNLPSVTIVHKGNIMKFTEGAFKIWGYEVAETEFADKTYTWGQWERTKEEKGAEVANQEQQAALDSGKILIKDMIADNFLQQILLNPRDFSVVATLNLNGDYISDALAAMVGGIGIAPGANINFKTGHAVFEATHGTAPRFANTNTMNPSSVILSGVMLFEYLGWTEAAAAIVKALGETILAKTVTVDFYNLMDDATLVKTSEFADRIIEKI is encoded by the coding sequence ATGTCAAATAAGATTACAATGTCAAGTGAAGGAACTTTACAGGTTCCAGATTTTCCAACAATTCCTTTTATTATCGGCGACGGTATTGGTCCCGACCTTTGGCATGCGGCAGTGCGTGTTTTTGATCAGGCGGTGGAGAAAGCGTATGGCGGAAAACGGAAAATAACCTGGAAGGAGGTGTTGGCAGGTGAGAAAGCTTTCAACGAAACAGGCGAATGGCTACCAAAAGATACGCTGAATGTATTAAAAGAGTACCTGGTTGGAATCAAAGGGCCGCTCACCACGCCAGTAGGCGGAGGAATCCGTTCGTTGAATGTTGCGTTGCGTAAGGATTTGGATCTCTATGTATGTCAACGCCCGACAAAATGGTTTGAGGGTGTACCTTCACCAGTCAAACATCCCGAGTATGTGGATATGGTGATCTTTCGCGAAAATACCGAAGATATTTATGCTGGAATAGAGTTTCAGGCAGGAACAGCTGAAGCCAATAGGTTTCAGGATTTCTTGCATGACGAGCTTGATATCGATTACAATTTCTCGTCCACGACAGGCGTCGGTGTCAAACTGGTTTCTGAGGAGGGGTCGAAAAGATTGGTCCGCGCAGCGATTGAACATGCTATTGATCATAATCTGCCTTCCGTTACGATTGTCCACAAAGGAAATATCATGAAATTTACGGAGGGAGCTTTTAAGATTTGGGGTTATGAGGTTGCTGAAACGGAATTTGCTGACAAAACGTATACTTGGGGACAGTGGGAGCGAACGAAAGAAGAAAAGGGTGCCGAGGTTGCCAACCAAGAACAACAGGCGGCCTTGGATTCCGGTAAAATTTTGATTAAAGATATGATTGCCGACAATTTTTTACAGCAGATCCTACTTAATCCACGGGATTTTTCTGTTGTAGCAACGTTGAATCTGAACGGCGATTATATTTCTGATGCGCTAGCCGCTATGGTTGGCGGGATAGGGATTGCTCCGGGGGCTAACATCAATTTTAAAACAGGGCATGCTGTCTTTGAAGCCACCCATGGTACTGCACCTCGCTTTGCAAATACCAATACCATGAATCCTTCATCGGTTATTTTGAGTGGTGTCATGCTGTTTGAATATCTAGGTTGGACGGAAGCTGCAGCGGCAATTGTTAAGGCTTTAGGAGAAACGATACTGGCTAAAACGGTGACGGTGGATTTTTACAATTTGATGGATGATGCTACCTTAGTTAAAACAAGTGAATTTGCAGATCGAATTATTGAAAAAATATAA
- the serC gene encoding 3-phosphoserine/phosphohydroxythreonine transaminase codes for MKHNFGAGPCILPKEVFQQASEAVIDFNNTGLSILEISHRSKEFEAVIDEATQLVRELLAVPQGYSILFLQGGASLQFAMAPLNLLPEGGKAAYLDTGVWATKALKEAKKFGTVDVVASSIDKNYSYIPKGYAIPTDAAYFHYTANNTIYGTEVFDKPETTLPVVVDMSSDIFSREINVADYDLIYAGAQKNMGPAGVTLVIVKDDILGKSGRVLPSMLDYQLHINGGSMYNTPPVYSIFVSMLNLRWLKAKGGVAVLEQENIIKARALYDEIDRNPLFKGTAAVEDRSRMNVTFVMDTPELEAEFLALAKERNLIGIKGHRSVGGFRASIYNALPLSSVNALIDAMKEFEDTHTA; via the coding sequence ATGAAACATAATTTTGGAGCAGGTCCATGTATTCTGCCAAAGGAAGTATTTCAACAAGCCTCAGAAGCTGTAATTGATTTTAACAACACCGGTTTATCAATTTTAGAGATCTCTCACCGTTCCAAAGAGTTTGAAGCAGTGATAGATGAAGCCACACAATTAGTACGTGAGTTATTGGCAGTACCTCAAGGATATTCGATTCTTTTCCTTCAAGGCGGGGCGAGTTTGCAATTTGCAATGGCACCGTTGAATCTTTTACCAGAAGGCGGTAAGGCTGCTTATTTGGATACGGGTGTCTGGGCTACAAAAGCATTAAAAGAAGCTAAAAAATTCGGTACAGTAGATGTTGTAGCTTCGTCGATTGATAAAAATTATTCCTACATCCCTAAAGGATATGCCATCCCAACAGATGCTGCATATTTTCATTATACAGCCAACAATACCATTTACGGTACGGAGGTTTTTGATAAACCTGAGACAACATTGCCCGTGGTGGTTGATATGTCGTCGGATATCTTTTCACGCGAAATCAACGTGGCTGACTATGATTTGATCTACGCCGGTGCTCAAAAAAATATGGGACCTGCAGGTGTCACACTCGTGATTGTTAAAGATGATATCTTAGGTAAATCAGGACGTGTTCTTCCATCGATGTTGGATTATCAATTGCATATCAATGGAGGTTCAATGTACAATACGCCGCCTGTGTATTCGATCTTTGTTTCGATGTTAAATCTACGTTGGTTAAAAGCAAAAGGCGGTGTTGCGGTATTGGAACAAGAGAATATCATCAAAGCACGCGCTTTATATGATGAAATCGACCGTAACCCATTGTTCAAAGGTACTGCAGCGGTTGAAGATCGTTCGCGCATGAATGTTACTTTTGTGATGGATACACCAGAGTTGGAAGCTGAATTTTTGGCTTTGGCGAAAGAACGTAATCTGATTGGCATCAAAGGTCATCGTTCTGTAGGTGGGTTTAGAGCTTCAATTTACAATGCTTTACCATTAAGTAGCGTAAATGCGTTGATTGATGCCATGAAAGAATTTGAGGACACGCATACGGCCTAA
- a CDS encoding D-2-hydroxyacid dehydrogenase has translation MKILANDGIDPLGKKMLEDAGHSVDTTHIPQEELPEKLLAYDAITVRSATKVRQALIDGCPNLKVIGRGGVGMDNIDVEYARSKGIAVVNTPAASSLSVAELVFAHLLNGVRFLYDANRKMPVEGNTKFGALKKAYGAGTELRGKTIGIVGFGRIGREVAKIAIGLGMDVVYTDLFEGPKALTITLSGGIQVEVPIQQVEMDELLKVSDFISLHVPFLDKPAIGAAEFPLLKDGVGLVNASRGGVIDELELVKALDSGKVAFAGLDVFDNEPTPREEILKHPKISLTPHIGAATNEAQERIGEELAGLLIENLKK, from the coding sequence ATGAAAATATTAGCGAATGACGGTATCGATCCACTAGGAAAAAAAATGCTGGAAGATGCCGGTCATAGTGTAGATACGACGCATATCCCGCAAGAAGAGCTTCCGGAAAAGCTTCTTGCTTATGACGCAATCACGGTACGTAGTGCAACTAAAGTACGTCAGGCCCTGATTGATGGCTGCCCTAATTTGAAAGTTATCGGCCGTGGTGGAGTAGGCATGGATAATATTGACGTAGAATATGCCCGTTCAAAAGGCATTGCTGTTGTCAATACCCCGGCGGCATCTTCGCTATCCGTCGCTGAGCTGGTGTTTGCTCACCTATTGAATGGTGTACGCTTCTTATACGATGCCAACAGAAAAATGCCTGTTGAGGGCAACACAAAATTTGGCGCCCTTAAAAAAGCATATGGTGCCGGTACAGAGCTTCGTGGTAAGACGATTGGTATCGTTGGATTTGGCCGTATCGGTCGCGAAGTTGCCAAAATCGCCATTGGTCTAGGAATGGATGTGGTTTACACGGATTTGTTTGAAGGACCAAAAGCGTTGACTATAACACTTTCAGGTGGTATCCAAGTTGAAGTGCCTATTCAACAAGTGGAGATGGACGAGCTATTGAAAGTTTCTGATTTTATCTCTTTACACGTTCCATTTTTGGATAAACCAGCGATCGGAGCTGCTGAGTTCCCATTATTGAAAGATGGTGTAGGCTTAGTCAATGCTTCTAGGGGTGGTGTTATTGATGAATTGGAATTGGTGAAAGCATTGGATTCGGGCAAGGTAGCATTTGCTGGTTTAGATGTATTCGACAACGAACCTACTCCACGTGAGGAGATCCTAAAACATCCGAAAATTTCGTTGACTCCACATATTGGGGCGGCGACCAATGAAGCTCAAGAAAGAATCGGCGAAGAATTGGCTGGTCTACTGATCGAAAACTTGAAGAAGTAA
- a CDS encoding aspartate kinase, whose translation MKVLKFGGTSVGSAARIKGLLDIVNPAERQIVVLSAVAGTTNALVEIGQAYTAGKKDEAKELVKKHKDKYEDLIKELFSTEQGYKNGKELIDYHFNLISTLANELFTPIEEKVILAQGELMSTALWHFYLNEIGVKSVLLPALDFMKIDEDNEPMVDYIGEKLSHILVQSPENTLFITQGFICRNSFGEIDNLRRGGSDYTASLIGAAIRAEEVQIWTDIDGMHNNDPRVVKGTTPIAHLSFDEAAELAYFGAKILHPQSVFPAQKYNVPVRLLNTMEPNAKGTLISKDGAQKGCIRAIAAKDGITAIHIHSSRMLLAYGFLRRVFEIFERYKTPIDMITTSEVAVSLTIDDTTNLADIIKEVEDFGSVTVDGDQTIVCVVGDFGLNSHGYAARVLDAVKHLPVRMISYGGSDFNVSILLNSDHKTEALRSLHNRLF comes from the coding sequence ATGAAAGTTTTAAAATTTGGTGGTACTTCCGTGGGGAGTGCAGCACGTATCAAAGGGTTGTTGGATATTGTAAACCCTGCTGAACGTCAGATCGTCGTGTTGTCCGCAGTTGCTGGAACGACAAATGCTTTGGTTGAAATCGGTCAAGCTTACACAGCAGGTAAGAAGGACGAAGCTAAAGAGTTGGTCAAGAAGCATAAGGATAAGTACGAAGACCTTATTAAAGAACTTTTCAGTACTGAACAGGGATATAAAAATGGTAAAGAATTGATCGATTACCATTTTAACCTGATTTCTACCTTGGCCAACGAATTGTTTACACCGATCGAGGAGAAAGTTATTTTAGCACAAGGCGAATTGATGTCTACCGCTTTATGGCATTTTTATCTGAATGAAATTGGCGTAAAATCCGTGCTGTTGCCAGCCCTGGACTTTATGAAAATTGATGAAGACAATGAGCCTATGGTTGATTACATTGGCGAAAAGCTAAGCCATATTTTGGTCCAGAGTCCAGAAAATACCTTATTTATCACGCAAGGTTTTATTTGCCGTAATTCTTTTGGTGAAATTGATAATTTGCGCCGTGGAGGTTCAGATTATACGGCTTCCTTGATCGGGGCAGCAATCCGTGCCGAGGAAGTTCAGATCTGGACTGACATCGACGGGATGCACAACAATGATCCCCGTGTTGTCAAAGGAACCACACCAATTGCACATCTAAGCTTTGATGAGGCAGCGGAGCTGGCTTATTTTGGTGCTAAAATCTTACATCCACAATCGGTATTCCCAGCACAAAAATATAACGTTCCAGTTCGCCTTTTGAATACGATGGAACCTAATGCAAAAGGGACATTGATCAGTAAAGACGGTGCACAGAAAGGTTGTATCCGTGCTATAGCAGCGAAAGACGGTATTACGGCAATTCATATCCATTCGTCGAGAATGCTACTTGCCTACGGTTTCCTACGCCGTGTCTTTGAAATATTCGAGCGTTATAAAACACCAATCGATATGATCACAACGTCGGAAGTTGCGGTATCATTGACGATTGATGATACCACAAATTTGGCAGATATCATCAAAGAAGTGGAGGATTTTGGTTCAGTAACAGTGGATGGTGATCAGACCATTGTATGCGTTGTAGGCGATTTTGGTTTAAATAGCCATGGTTATGCCGCCCGCGTGCTTGATGCTGTAAAACACCTTCCGGTTCGTATGATTTCGTATGGTGGTTCAGACTTTAACGTGTCAATTCTATTGAATTCAGATCATAAAACTGAAGCATTACGTTCATTGCACAATCGCTTATTTTAA
- the lysA gene encoding diaminopimelate decarboxylase, with translation MINTGIAAEFAEKETPFYYYDLDVLNKTLETAHAASHKRGFHVHYALKANFNDELLKAIQAVGFGADCVSGNEVKKAIECGFDSKKVTFAGVGKSDKEINYALDQNIFAFNVESIQELEVINELASKKDVKANVALRINPNVDAHTHHYITTGLDENKFGVPNADLEKCAAVLKKCESIELVGLHFHVGSQITDMTVFKSLCVKVNEWKNWFEERGTQIRVLNVGGGLGIDYKNPDGNTIPDFEAYFDIFDRFLERTAQQEVHFELGRALVAQCGSLVSRVLYVKNGVKKNFLVLDAGMTELMRPALYQAYHKIENISANDTVESINYDVVGPICESSDCFGKEVPLPVSKRGDLIAIRSAGAYGEVMASRYNLREEIRFVYSNQL, from the coding sequence ATGATAAATACAGGTATTGCGGCGGAGTTTGCAGAGAAAGAAACGCCGTTCTATTATTATGATCTGGATGTGTTAAACAAGACCCTGGAGACTGCGCATGCTGCTTCGCACAAACGGGGATTTCATGTTCATTATGCATTAAAGGCCAATTTTAACGACGAGTTATTGAAGGCGATTCAAGCGGTCGGCTTTGGTGCGGATTGTGTGAGTGGCAATGAGGTGAAGAAAGCCATTGAGTGTGGCTTTGATTCCAAAAAAGTCACTTTTGCAGGAGTTGGTAAATCCGATAAGGAAATCAATTACGCGCTCGATCAAAATATTTTCGCGTTTAATGTTGAATCCATTCAGGAGCTTGAGGTCATCAATGAGCTTGCCTCAAAGAAAGATGTAAAAGCGAATGTAGCTTTACGGATCAATCCAAACGTGGATGCACATACCCATCATTATATTACAACAGGGCTTGATGAAAACAAATTTGGTGTGCCCAATGCCGATTTGGAAAAATGTGCAGCCGTGCTTAAAAAATGTGAGTCTATTGAATTGGTAGGCCTTCATTTTCACGTCGGTTCACAGATTACGGATATGACCGTATTCAAAAGCCTGTGTGTGAAAGTCAATGAATGGAAAAACTGGTTTGAAGAACGCGGTACACAAATCCGTGTATTGAATGTCGGTGGCGGATTGGGAATAGATTATAAAAACCCGGATGGGAATACAATTCCCGATTTTGAAGCCTATTTTGATATTTTCGACCGCTTCCTGGAGCGTACAGCACAGCAAGAAGTGCACTTTGAATTGGGACGGGCTTTGGTTGCGCAATGCGGAAGCTTGGTAAGCCGTGTCTTGTATGTCAAAAATGGTGTCAAGAAGAATTTCTTGGTATTGGATGCAGGAATGACTGAATTAATGCGCCCAGCCTTGTATCAGGCCTATCATAAAATTGAGAATATTAGTGCGAACGATACGGTGGAATCCATTAATTATGATGTGGTTGGACCTATCTGTGAATCTTCAGATTGTTTTGGTAAGGAAGTGCCACTTCCGGTCTCAAAACGTGGCGACTTAATTGCCATTCGTTCTGCAGGCGCCTATGGCGAAGTGATGGCTTCGCGTTATAACCTCCGTGAGGAAATACGGTTTGTGTATAGCAATCAGCTTTAA